In Nostoc sp. GT001, a genomic segment contains:
- a CDS encoding MFS transporter, translating to MTDYQRTLPPLWIGSAIAFYAFIAIGIAEAGLGVLLPSILSTYNLTPATVTLLFLSQISGYILAAVTSSLVSSRLGLARMLLIAAGALTMALIIYAISPSWFLMVAAGSALGLGIGLIDAGINTYIVQDSRSANLIGLLHAFYGIGALSGSAIATTLLAVGMNWRQVYGVLAGIVSLLIVSVLGVIIFNYTPMTVRVLPSKTTALENLGRALQTPIVLLTGLLLLVYVGTEACIGNWAYTVQSVARHTPTLIAGYSVSAYWVGLTLGRFILGYFLQRLGAVRTISMSLSLVIIGLLAWWQLPDQWISLPLIGFGLAAIFPATIWLIPQRLPDPHVPAAVSIATSAASLGAAIIPTGAGWVANWTSLEIIPMLMLPLALLMVGLHCWLVQHSVKGK from the coding sequence ATGACAGACTATCAACGCACCTTACCGCCTCTGTGGATAGGTTCGGCGATCGCCTTTTATGCCTTTATTGCCATTGGTATAGCTGAAGCAGGATTAGGAGTTCTTCTGCCCTCCATTCTCTCTACCTATAACCTGACTCCAGCAACCGTCACCCTGCTGTTTCTCAGTCAAATTAGCGGTTACATTCTGGCAGCAGTCACTAGTAGTCTGGTGAGTAGTCGGCTGGGGTTAGCGCGAATGCTGTTGATTGCTGCGGGTGCGCTGACGATGGCACTGATAATTTATGCCATCTCACCCTCCTGGTTTCTCATGGTTGCGGCAGGATCGGCGTTGGGATTGGGCATTGGGTTGATTGATGCAGGCATTAACACTTACATTGTGCAAGATTCCCGCAGTGCCAATTTGATTGGTTTGCTCCATGCTTTCTATGGTATTGGCGCACTTTCAGGCTCCGCGATCGCTACTACTTTGTTGGCAGTTGGCATGAACTGGCGACAAGTTTATGGAGTATTAGCCGGGATTGTCAGCCTATTAATTGTCAGCGTGTTGGGCGTAATCATCTTCAACTACACACCAATGACAGTAAGGGTATTGCCCTCAAAGACAACTGCGTTAGAAAATCTGGGCAGAGCGCTGCAAACTCCGATAGTATTGCTAACTGGGCTACTTTTGCTGGTTTATGTTGGCACTGAAGCCTGTATCGGCAACTGGGCATACACTGTGCAGTCTGTCGCTCGTCATACTCCCACGCTGATAGCTGGTTACAGCGTTAGTGCCTACTGGGTGGGATTAACATTGGGACGTTTCATCTTAGGTTATTTCTTGCAACGGCTTGGAGCAGTCCGCACAATCAGTATGTCGCTCAGTCTTGTAATCATTGGGTTGCTTGCTTGGTGGCAACTGCCAGATCAATGGATTAGCTTACCGTTGATTGGCTTTGGGTTGGCAGCCATTTTTCCTGCAACCATTTGGTTAATCCCTCAACGATTACCTGATCCCCATGTTCCTGCGGCTGTTAGCATTGCCACTAGTGCCGCCAGTTTGGGGGCTGCGATTATACCCACTGGAGCCGGTTGGGTTGCAAATTGGACAAGTTTAGAAATCATCCCCATGTTGATGCTGCCATTAGCGCTGTTAATGGTGGGCTTACATTGCTGGCTGGTGCAACATTCGGTAAAAGGCAAGTAA
- a CDS encoding carbamoylphosphate synthase large subunit, with product MNSQYNFQYFQGSSLSDLFAQDITDASYGFILNYPATASWAAYPNLEKYFIQDGSSEATKTSFDKICQKEPWKILAVLGDRIPGIAINPPPKSLLAYWQEHFGFSYSNRLIMDRLTYLDDLSHSERFDKLITLFPFDRLKKEKHAIDSDTHYRLLSKVTLAELGVQCPKYESYDLRTCSLEDIHLPQFPYLIKTSHGLSGEGTYIIKSLGDLNYCFEEIRKYLNIKLLDRIIVSEFVKNEIQNYCVQFYINKTGEITLIGTTSQLVTPEGNYLGGLIDYRNTDMSKFFEMIAAIGEYAYKQGYFGVIGFDVLEDRDGLFYAIDANFRVNGSTPLCLQRHTLLGLGKEVAKYSSSYRMEGTLDSILVTLKPELDRKDLIVLSALERVKYGKIYTEIYAIVTGETIQEMQQIEHKLQNKGLQWLP from the coding sequence ATGAACTCACAATATAACTTTCAATACTTTCAAGGGAGTTCTCTTTCCGATCTGTTTGCTCAAGATATCACAGATGCATCTTATGGGTTTATCCTAAATTACCCTGCAACTGCCAGTTGGGCTGCTTATCCCAATCTGGAAAAATATTTTATTCAAGATGGCAGTAGTGAAGCCACCAAAACCTCCTTTGACAAGATTTGCCAAAAGGAACCTTGGAAAATTTTAGCTGTATTAGGCGATCGCATTCCAGGAATTGCGATTAATCCGCCACCAAAGTCGCTGCTTGCATACTGGCAAGAGCATTTTGGCTTTAGCTACTCCAATAGGTTGATAATGGATCGATTGACTTACCTGGACGATCTCAGCCACAGCGAACGCTTTGACAAACTCATCACTCTATTTCCCTTTGATCGCCTCAAAAAAGAAAAACACGCTATTGATTCAGACACTCATTACCGTTTACTCAGCAAAGTAACCCTAGCCGAACTGGGTGTGCAATGTCCAAAATACGAGAGTTACGATTTACGCACCTGTAGTCTAGAAGACATTCATTTACCACAATTCCCCTACTTAATTAAAACTTCCCACGGACTCTCAGGGGAAGGCACTTATATCATCAAAAGCCTCGGCGATCTGAATTACTGTTTTGAAGAAATCAGGAAATATCTCAATATTAAGTTGCTTGATCGGATTATTGTCTCGGAGTTCGTTAAGAATGAGATACAGAATTACTGCGTACAGTTCTATATCAACAAAACGGGAGAGATAACCCTCATCGGCACTACCAGCCAACTCGTCACTCCAGAAGGTAATTATTTAGGGGGACTGATTGACTACCGCAACACTGACATGAGCAAGTTCTTTGAGATGATTGCCGCCATTGGTGAGTATGCTTACAAACAGGGTTATTTCGGCGTGATTGGGTTCGATGTACTTGAAGATCGGGACGGGCTGTTTTATGCAATCGATGCCAATTTCCGAGTCAATGGATCGACTCCGTTGTGCTTGCAGCGTCACACCCTACTGGGATTGGGAAAGGAAGTTGCTAAATATTCTAGTAGCTACCGCATGGAAGGAACGTTAGATTCAATTTTAGTCACCTTAAAACCAGAACTAGATCGCAAAGACTTGATCGTTCTGTCGGCTTTAGAGAGGGTCAAATACGGAAAAATCTACACCGAAATTTATGCGATCGTGACTGGAGAAACTATCCAGGAAATGCAGCAGATCGAGCATAAATTACAGAATAAGGGATTACAATGGCTCCCTTAA
- a CDS encoding DOMON-like domain-containing protein, whose amino-acid sequence MNKQTFSLQPFFSTELFSNLKITGNISRNANQLAIDYNLGGDLKEIAIYPPSNAPSRKHELWEDTCFEFFLGIKDSARYWEFNLSPAGHWNVYRFDGYRQGMQEETAFEKLPFSVQNHADSLELALNVDLNKIVSAEQEIEVAITTVIKHRDGEVTYWALTHRGAEADFHLRDSFIVDL is encoded by the coding sequence ATGAACAAGCAGACATTTTCCCTGCAACCTTTCTTTTCTACTGAGTTATTTTCTAATTTGAAAATTACAGGCAATATCTCTCGAAATGCTAATCAACTTGCCATTGACTACAACCTTGGAGGTGACTTAAAAGAAATTGCAATTTACCCACCATCAAATGCACCATCACGCAAGCATGAATTGTGGGAAGACACCTGCTTTGAATTCTTCCTTGGTATCAAAGATTCTGCACGGTATTGGGAGTTTAATCTCTCCCCCGCCGGACACTGGAATGTCTATCGTTTTGATGGCTATCGTCAAGGGATGCAAGAAGAAACAGCTTTTGAAAAGCTACCGTTTAGCGTTCAGAATCACGCTGATAGTCTAGAACTGGCTTTAAATGTTGATTTGAATAAAATTGTCTCGGCAGAACAAGAAATTGAAGTTGCCATTACTACAGTTATTAAACATAGAGATGGCGAGGTGACTTACTGGGCGTTAACTCATCGAGGCGCGGAGGCTGACTTTCATCTACGAGACAGTTTCATCGTTGATTTGTGA
- a CDS encoding aminoglycoside phosphotransferase family protein has product MIEEFNTHGAENLVAIANQFAQLGKVTGVKAFGSGNINDTFLATLDSSKEQHFVLQRINTQVFRQPQLIMQNMRTLTEHVQKRLQDTPLNRRWEVPRVLLTKNAQDHWKDADGSFWRAISFIEGSQSFDSMRDRSHAKEIGYALGMFHNLISDLPAEKLADTLEGFHITPFYLQHYEEVLPKTSVRQSSEVNYCLQFVSDRQTFAHILENAKAEGKLPLRLMHGDPKINNVMFDIVTQQAVSVIDLDTVKPGLVHYDIGDCLRSGCNPAGEETENWESIYFDTDLCQEILQGYLAVAKAFLTENDYAYIYDAIRLITFELGLRFFADYLAGNVYFKVKHPEHNLARAIVQFKLTESIESQETQIRKIIQDMK; this is encoded by the coding sequence ATGATAGAAGAATTTAATACACACGGTGCAGAAAATCTGGTGGCGATCGCTAACCAATTCGCCCAACTGGGAAAGGTTACAGGCGTTAAAGCATTTGGCAGTGGTAATATCAATGACACTTTTTTAGCAACTCTAGATTCCTCAAAAGAACAACATTTTGTCCTGCAACGCATTAACACGCAAGTGTTTCGTCAGCCACAACTGATTATGCAGAATATGCGTACCTTAACTGAACACGTTCAAAAAAGGTTGCAGGATACACCCCTGAATCGTCGCTGGGAAGTGCCACGCGTACTGTTGACCAAAAACGCTCAAGACCATTGGAAGGATGCAGACGGCTCATTTTGGCGGGCAATCAGCTTTATTGAAGGCTCCCAGTCCTTTGATAGTATGCGCGATCGCTCCCACGCGAAAGAAATCGGTTATGCCTTGGGGATGTTCCACAATTTAATCAGTGATTTGCCAGCAGAAAAACTAGCTGACACCCTCGAAGGGTTTCATATTACACCCTTTTATCTCCAGCATTACGAGGAAGTTTTGCCAAAAACTAGTGTGCGTCAATCTTCGGAAGTTAATTATTGTTTACAGTTTGTTAGTGATCGCCAAACCTTTGCACATATCCTAGAAAATGCCAAAGCTGAAGGCAAGCTACCTCTGCGTCTGATGCACGGCGATCCCAAAATTAATAACGTGATGTTTGACATTGTTACCCAGCAAGCCGTTAGTGTCATCGACCTGGACACCGTAAAACCCGGTCTGGTACATTACGATATTGGTGATTGTCTGCGATCGGGTTGCAATCCGGCTGGTGAAGAAACCGAAAATTGGGAAAGTATTTATTTCGATACCGATTTATGTCAGGAAATCCTCCAGGGTTATCTCGCTGTGGCTAAAGCATTTCTGACCGAAAATGATTATGCATACATCTATGATGCCATCCGTCTAATTACTTTTGAACTAGGACTGAGATTTTTTGCTGATTATTTAGCAGGGAATGTCTACTTTAAAGTTAAGCACCCAGAACATAATTTAGCAAGAGCGATCGTCCAGTTTAAGCTGACCGAAAGTATTGAATCTCAAGAAACGCAGATTCGCAAAATTATCCAAGATATGAAATGA
- a CDS encoding Tudor-knot domain-containing protein, which produces MDKSIIQLVDELPTDNITVKVLKALDYVAPGEWSNLTGFDNNIRAITGVTDAKVIQKIRDRAVTLYQDPQKGYQFAIKLYQTIDKADTAMAAAALANKVSEKIGFLSFLGNITPKADVTQSIDLVLKIAVEIIAFCKLNGIPQPNPQEFANSLTNNYQNASLMRMVALVCLDGILPLGPDFLSKIHGVISGTDANAITQNPVFLAVNNFLPGSNPSDKVGFISQGFNSVQGWMNNLVSRTGITPQSISSNLGNFIQIADDNLDLVAAFLDQTTNYYEHTGIQTVTRSLILQAYALVKEEIKQEEQKPIQDVSSAVKSDKSDKTQYEVSKTVEVWDNDEEDWYQGTIEKIQDDQFFVHYLGYGSSYDEWVGEDDIRTRDLRSTDENGYAVGQKVKCWDDDQEAWYSATIQQIQGQQYFLHYVGYDSSYDEWVDSDEIS; this is translated from the coding sequence ATGGATAAATCAATTATTCAGTTGGTTGACGAGTTACCGACTGACAATATTACTGTCAAAGTGTTAAAGGCTCTTGATTATGTAGCACCAGGTGAATGGAGCAATTTAACGGGGTTTGACAATAATATCCGCGCCATTACAGGAGTTACCGATGCTAAGGTAATTCAAAAAATCCGCGATCGCGCTGTTACTTTATACCAAGATCCTCAAAAAGGCTACCAGTTTGCCATCAAACTTTATCAAACAATTGATAAAGCAGACACAGCGATGGCAGCGGCGGCTTTAGCGAATAAAGTTAGTGAAAAAATCGGCTTTCTTTCTTTTTTAGGCAACATTACTCCCAAAGCCGATGTCACTCAATCCATTGACTTAGTATTAAAAATTGCTGTCGAAATCATCGCCTTTTGCAAACTAAATGGCATTCCTCAACCTAATCCCCAAGAGTTTGCTAATTCCCTGACTAACAACTATCAAAATGCATCTCTAATGCGTATGGTAGCTTTGGTTTGTCTAGATGGAATTCTGCCCTTAGGCCCTGACTTTCTCAGCAAAATTCACGGAGTTATTAGTGGTACTGATGCTAATGCAATAACTCAAAATCCGGTTTTCTTAGCCGTTAATAACTTTCTTCCAGGCAGCAATCCTTCTGATAAAGTTGGTTTTATCAGTCAGGGTTTCAACTCCGTGCAAGGCTGGATGAATAATTTAGTATCTAGGACAGGCATAACCCCGCAATCAATTTCTAGTAATTTGGGTAATTTTATTCAGATTGCTGATGATAATTTAGATTTAGTTGCAGCATTCCTAGATCAAACTACCAATTACTACGAGCATACAGGAATTCAAACTGTCACTCGCAGTTTGATTTTGCAAGCTTATGCTCTAGTAAAAGAGGAAATCAAACAAGAGGAACAAAAGCCGATTCAAGATGTCTCATCTGCCGTTAAATCAGATAAATCAGATAAGACTCAGTATGAAGTCAGCAAAACAGTAGAAGTCTGGGATAATGATGAAGAGGATTGGTATCAAGGAACTATTGAGAAAATCCAAGATGACCAGTTCTTTGTTCATTACCTTGGTTATGGTTCATCTTATGACGAGTGGGTAGGCGAAGATGACATTCGGACTCGCGATCTTCGCTCCACTGATGAAAATGGATATGCAGTAGGTCAAAAGGTAAAATGTTGGGATGATGACCAAGAGGCTTGGTATTCCGCAACAATTCAGCAAATCCAAGGTCAGCAATACTTTCTTCACTACGTTGGTTATGACTCATCTTATGATGAGTGGGTTGATAGCGATGAGATTTCCTAA
- a CDS encoding GIY-YIG nuclease family protein yields the protein MFPERSVPFNFAQGTLFLIESDRANQFMAYMYILECADGSYYTGSTTDLERRLWQHQQGKGANHTAKRLPVKLVFCEYYQSVVDAFEREKQVQGWNRKKKQALISGDTNLLHKLAECQNETHYSRLTSFDHKNAPAP from the coding sequence GTGTTCCCTGAGCGAAGTGTTCCCTTCAACTTCGCTCAGGGAACGCTTTTTCTAATAGAAAGCGATCGCGCAAATCAATTTATGGCTTATATGTACATTCTTGAATGTGCTGATGGTAGTTACTACACGGGTAGTACAACGGATCTTGAGCGGCGGCTGTGGCAACATCAACAAGGTAAGGGCGCAAACCACACGGCAAAACGGTTGCCTGTAAAGCTGGTTTTCTGCGAGTATTATCAGTCTGTGGTGGATGCTTTTGAGCGTGAGAAACAAGTCCAAGGTTGGAATCGAAAAAAGAAGCAAGCTTTAATTTCAGGGGATACAAATTTGTTGCATAAGTTAGCCGAATGTCAAAATGAAACTCATTACAGTAGGCTGACTAGCTTCGACCACAAAAACGCTCCCGCTCCCTGA
- a CDS encoding transposase — protein MSDILSLLQCLLPQINATTMRQLNQIILAMLAMSGRVTMLGISRWAGIGGSYRTMLRFFHTVIPWATLFWLFFRKHLFRANEVYLLAGDEVVVSKSGKKTYGLDRFFSSLANKPISGLSFFVLSLVSVEQRHSFPIQIEQVIKKDTQTKSTSTIEKPNKKEKRGRGRPKGSKNKNKKEVILTSELILIQKMIGSLFKLLANSISLTYLVVDGHFGNNNALQMARLVNLQIISKLRHDSALYFPYENPDSSKRSRRKYGDKLDYRNIPDKYLCKSAIEDDIQTDIYQATLIHKEFAQALNVVILVKTNLKTNACSHVIIFSSDLTLSFEKIIDYYKLRFQIEFNFRDAKQFWGLEDFMNLSQTAVTNASNLAFFMVNLSHHLLADFQQLNPGSGIIDLKAYHRGFRYVREMLKMLPEIPEPILLTQIFAKLTSLGRIHPVSTGVEPS, from the coding sequence ATGTCCGATATCTTATCACTGCTACAATGCTTGCTACCGCAGATAAACGCTACGACGATGCGGCAATTGAACCAGATAATCCTGGCTATGTTAGCGATGAGCGGACGAGTCACGATGTTGGGAATTTCCCGTTGGGCAGGCATTGGTGGTAGTTATCGGACGATGTTGCGGTTTTTTCATACAGTAATACCTTGGGCTACATTGTTTTGGCTATTTTTCCGCAAGCATTTGTTCCGTGCGAATGAGGTATATTTGCTTGCAGGAGATGAAGTTGTAGTCAGTAAATCGGGTAAAAAGACTTATGGATTAGATAGATTCTTTTCTAGCCTAGCCAATAAACCGATATCAGGATTATCTTTCTTTGTATTATCATTAGTGAGTGTTGAACAGAGGCACTCGTTTCCGATTCAGATAGAACAGGTAATAAAGAAAGATACTCAAACAAAAAGTACCTCGACAATCGAAAAACCAAACAAAAAAGAAAAGCGTGGGCGTGGACGACCAAAAGGAAGTAAAAACAAAAATAAAAAGGAAGTGATATTAACATCTGAATTAATACTAATTCAGAAAATGATTGGTTCACTATTCAAGTTATTAGCTAACTCTATTTCCCTCACCTACTTGGTAGTAGATGGTCATTTTGGTAACAACAATGCTTTGCAGATGGCACGTCTTGTCAACTTGCAGATAATTTCCAAATTGCGCCATGATTCAGCATTATACTTCCCTTATGAAAATCCTGACTCCAGTAAGCGCTCTCGTCGTAAATACGGTGATAAGCTAGACTATCGTAATATACCTGACAAATACTTATGTAAAAGTGCTATTGAGGATGATATTCAAACTGATATTTATCAAGCCACTCTTATTCACAAAGAATTTGCCCAAGCTCTCAATGTAGTGATTTTGGTCAAAACCAATCTTAAAACTAATGCTTGCAGCCATGTAATTATTTTTTCTAGCGACCTAACTCTGTCATTTGAAAAAATTATCGACTATTACAAACTCCGTTTCCAAATCGAGTTTAATTTTAGGGATGCCAAGCAGTTTTGGGGATTGGAAGATTTTATGAACCTGAGCCAAACTGCCGTGACTAATGCTTCTAATTTAGCATTTTTTATGGTCAATTTATCCCACCATCTTCTCGCTGATTTCCAGCAACTCAATCCCGGTTCTGGCATTATTGACCTTAAGGCTTACCATCGTGGTTTTCGATATGTTCGTGAAATGTTAAAAATGCTTCCCGAAATCCCTGAGCCTATTTTATTAACCCAGATTTTTGCCAAGCTTACTTCTTTAGGACGTATTCATCCCGTTTCCACTGGCGTTGAACCCTCGTAA